A single window of Falco rusticolus isolate bFalRus1 chromosome 6, bFalRus1.pri, whole genome shotgun sequence DNA harbors:
- the UNC93A gene encoding protein unc-93 homolog A: protein MERNLKNVLVISFGFLLLFTAYGGLQSLQSSLHSEEGLGVASLSVIYAALIFSSMFLPPILIKKLGCKWTITGSMCCYIAFSLGNFYASWYTLIPTSVILGLGGAPLWSAKCTYLTVAGNLYAEKAGKNGKDIINQYFGVFFLIFQSSGICGNLISSLIFSQASTKVEISEENLACCGAYDCMTDTTNTTGSAESSSSLIYTVLGTYTASGVLAVLLIVIFLDQIKLDQAETENEILETTSFWSTFLATFQHLKDKRQCLLIPLTMYSGFEQGFLAGDYTKTYVTCALGIPYVGYVMICFSAVNSLCSLLFGKISHFTGRKLLFAIAMVTNTACIIALLLWKPHPKQLAVFFIFPALWGLSDAIWQTQTNALYGTLFEKHKEAAFANYRLWESVGFVIAFGYSTKLQVYIKLYILLSVLVLSMVMYGVVEYLKAQSSLGTGTATKKGNVGPLVQETHM from the exons ATGGAAAGGAATCTTAAGAATGTTTTGGTAATATCTTTTGGATTTTTACTTCTCTTCACTGCTTATGGAGGACTCCAGAGTCTACAG AGCAGTCTCCACTCAGAAGAAGGCCTGGGCGTTGCTTCCCTAAGTGTTATCTATGCTGCACTCATCTTCTCATCCATGTTCCTCCCTCCAATCCTCATCAAGAAGCTGGGCTGCAAGTGGACCATCACAGGCTCTATGTGCTGCTACATCGCATTCTCCTTAGGGAACTTCTATGCTAGCTG GTACACACTAATCCCTACCTCTGTGATCCTGGGCTTAGGAGGAGCACCACTCTGGTCTGCCAAATGCACTTACCTCACTGTTGCTGGCAATTTATACGctgagaaagcaggaaaaaatgggaaagacaTTATCAACCAATACTTTGGGGTCTTCTTTCTGATATTTCAGTCCTCTGGCATCTGCGGAAATCTTATCTCATCCTTGATATTTAGTCAAGCTTCTACCaaag TGGAAATCTCAGAAGAAAACCTGGCATGCTGCGGAGCATATGACTGCATGACTGATACCACCAACACCACCGGGTCAGCAGAATCCTCCAGCTCCTTAATCTACACTGTGCTAGGAACCTACACTG CTAGTGGTGTGCTAGCTGTGTTGCTGATTGTTATATTTCTGGACCAGATCAAATTGGATCAAGCAGAGACTGAGAATGAAATACTAGAGACAACATCCTTTTGGTCTACGTTCCTAGCAACTTTCCAGCATCTTAAAGATAAAAGACAGTGTCTTCTAATCCCTCTGACAATGTACAGTGGGTTTGAACAGGGATTTCTTGCTGGTGACTACACAAAG ACCTATGTGACCTGTGCCCTGGGCATACCTTATGTTGGTTATGTGATGATCTGCTTCTCAGCTGTAAActccctctgctctctgctctttGGAAAGATCTCTCACTTCACGGGTAGAAAACTTCTATTTGCAATAG CCATGGTTACAAACACCGCATGTATAATAGCACTACTGCTGTGGAAACCTCATCCTAAGCagcttgctgtgtttttcataTTCCCTGCTCTTTGGGGTCTATCTGATGCTATTTGGCAGACACAAACTAATG caCTCTATGGCACTTTATTTGAGAAACACAAGGAGGCTGCCTTTGCAAATTACCGTCTCTGGGAATCAGTTGGATTTGTCATTGCCTTTGGTTATAGCACCAAACTGCAAGTCTACATCAAACTGTACATTTTATTGTCTGTGCTTGTGTTGTCTATGGTGATGTATGGAGTGGTTGAATACCTCAAAGCCCAGAGCTCCCTTGGGACAGGTACTGCTACAAAGAAGGGAAATGTAGGACCCCTCGTCCAGGAAACACACATGTAA